The genomic DNA TATTCGGGAGTTAATTTAGATAGTTTTATGAAGAGCATAACCTTCCAAAAAATATCTAAAAAAGGAATTCAAAACATAGGTGAAATTATTGAAATAATGGCAGAAGCAGAAGGATTGCAAGCGCATAAGAATGCTGTAAGCCTAAGGTTAAAAAGATTAAATGATACGAATATTAATAATTAATGATGGAGCAATTAGATATACAGAGTTTAGTAAGAGAGAATATACGAAATATTAGTCCGTATGCTTCTGCAAGAGAGGAGTTTACCAAATGTGAAAGAGAGATGATTTATTTAGATGCAAATGAAAATCCTTTTAAAAGTAATATAAATAGGTATCCAGATCCGCATCAAAAAGAAATAAAAGAGCTCTTGTCAAAGAGAAAGAATATTCCAGTTGAAAATATTTTAATAGGTAATGGTAGTGATGAAATCCTCGATTTAATTTTTAGAGCTTTTTGCGAACCGAAGAAAGATAATGTACTCATATTACCCCCTACTTATGGAATGTATAAGGTATTGGCATCAATTAACGATATTGCAGTAAAAGAAGTGTCTTTGTCAAGAGAGTATCAGCCTAAAGTAGAAAAAATTTTAAAAGAATCAAATACGTATAGTAAGATACTCTTTTTATGTTCTCCTAATAACCCAACAGGAAATAGTTTTGACACAGCATTAATGGAAAAGTTGATAAGAACATTTAAAGGAATTGTTGTTTTAGACGAAGCTTATATTGATTTTTCTTCGAAAAATAGTTGGACTGATCGATGGAATGAATTTCCAAACTTAATCATTACTCAAACAGCATCAAAAGCTTATGGAATGGCAGGAGTTAGATTAGGTATTGGTTATGCTGCTGAACAGATTATAC from Tenacibaculum maritimum NCIMB 2154 includes the following:
- the hisC gene encoding histidinol-phosphate transaminase; its protein translation is MMEQLDIQSLVRENIRNISPYASAREEFTKCEREMIYLDANENPFKSNINRYPDPHQKEIKELLSKRKNIPVENILIGNGSDEILDLIFRAFCEPKKDNVLILPPTYGMYKVLASINDIAVKEVSLSREYQPKVEKILKESNTYSKILFLCSPNNPTGNSFDTALMEKLIRTFKGIVVLDEAYIDFSSKNSWTDRWNEFPNLIITQTASKAYGMAGVRLGIGYAAEQIIRILKNIKPPYNVSTISQRKMRDRLQEIGSVQQEIQEIKRQRFWLENELLQICFVKKIYPSEANFLLIKVDDASLRYTQLLTKGIVVRNRTKEVLCNNCLRITVGTKEENQKLMQVLNTI